The Mycolicibacterium mageritense genome contains a region encoding:
- the mfd gene encoding transcription-repair coupling factor encodes MTAPGHNHVQTPIAGLVELALTAPTFTELIARAADRPADLALVGPASSRVLVASALAKTGPLLVVAATGREADDLTAELRGVLGDAVALFPSWETLPHERLSPGVETVGARLLLLRRLAHPDDARLGPPLRVIVTTARSLLQPMSPDVIDIEPVTLTLGAEAEFDDVIARLVGLAYTRVDMVGKRGEFAVRGGILDLFPPTAEHPVRVEFWGDEVSEMRMFSIADQRSIPEIPVESVVAVPCRELLMTADVQERAAALSAEHPTNDNSVPGSVPDMLAKLAEGIPVDGMEALLPLLHPVEPTTLTTHLPDGAPVLVCDPEKVRTRAADLIKTGREFLEASWSTAAVGGDVPIDIESLGASGFVPFAEARDAARAGGHPWWTLSQLSDGDATELDLRPAPSARSQQSLEEIFAMLRAHVATGGFAAIVTPGTGTAHRVVEQLGESDTPAAILESGEAPKAGVVGVLKGPLHDGVILPGANLVIITETDLTGNRVTASEGKKLAAKRRNVVDPLALTAGDLVVHDQHGIGKFVEMTERVVGGARREYLVLEYASAKRGGGSDRLYVPMDSLDQLSRYVGGEAPSLSRLGGSDWANTKTKARRAVREIASELVALYAKRQSAPGHAFGPDTPWQNEMEDAFGFTETIDQLTAITEVKADMEKPVPMDRVICGDVGYGKTEIAVRAAFKAVQDGKQVAVLVPTTLLADQHLQTFTTRMAGFPVTVKGLSRFTDPAESRAVMEGMKDGSVDIVIGTHRLLQTGVTWKDLGLIIVDEEQRFGVEHKEHIKSMRTHVDVLTMSATPIPRTLEMSLAGIREMSTILTPPEERYPVLTYVGPHDEKQVAAALRRELLRDGQAFYIHNRVRSIDQAAARIRQLVPEARVVVAHGQMNEETLEKTVEGFWNREYDILVCTTIVETGLDISNANTLIVERADTFGLSQLHQLRGRVGRSRERGYAYFLYPPEVPLTETAYDRLATIAQNNELGAGMAVAMKDLEIRGAGNVLGVEQSGHVAGVGFDLYVRLVGEAVEAYRAAADGKTVAAPEEPKEVRVDLPVDAHLPPEYIGSDRLRLEGYRRLAAASDETAVAAVVDELVDRYGPLPEPAQRLVAVARLRLLCREYGITDVGAVSASTIKLSPVVLPDSAQLRLKRVYPGGHYRATTSTVQVPIPRAGDGVGSPRIRDLELVQMVAGLVLVLNGKSPADFDIAAKFNSSS; translated from the coding sequence ATGACCGCACCGGGGCACAACCATGTCCAGACCCCGATTGCGGGGCTGGTCGAGCTGGCACTGACCGCACCGACCTTCACCGAACTCATCGCGCGCGCCGCCGATCGGCCCGCCGATCTCGCGCTGGTCGGCCCGGCCAGTTCCCGCGTGCTGGTGGCCTCCGCGTTGGCCAAGACCGGCCCGCTGCTGGTGGTCGCCGCGACCGGCCGGGAGGCCGACGACCTCACCGCCGAGCTGCGCGGTGTCCTCGGCGACGCCGTCGCGCTGTTCCCGTCCTGGGAGACCCTGCCGCACGAGCGGCTGTCACCCGGGGTGGAGACGGTCGGGGCCCGGTTGCTGTTGCTGCGCCGGCTGGCCCATCCCGACGACGCGCGGCTCGGGCCGCCGTTGCGGGTCATCGTGACCACGGCCCGCTCGTTGCTGCAACCGATGTCACCCGACGTGATCGACATCGAGCCCGTGACGCTGACGCTGGGCGCCGAGGCCGAGTTCGACGACGTCATCGCCCGGCTCGTCGGTCTCGCCTACACGCGTGTCGACATGGTCGGCAAACGCGGCGAGTTCGCGGTCCGCGGCGGCATCCTCGACCTCTTCCCGCCGACCGCCGAGCATCCCGTGCGCGTCGAGTTCTGGGGCGACGAGGTCTCGGAGATGCGCATGTTCTCCATCGCCGACCAGCGCTCGATCCCGGAGATCCCGGTCGAGTCCGTGGTGGCCGTGCCGTGCCGCGAGCTGCTGATGACGGCCGATGTACAGGAGCGGGCCGCGGCTCTGTCCGCCGAGCACCCGACCAACGACAACAGCGTGCCGGGCAGCGTGCCGGACATGCTCGCCAAGCTCGCCGAGGGCATCCCGGTGGACGGTATGGAGGCACTGCTGCCCCTGCTGCATCCGGTCGAGCCGACGACGCTGACGACCCATCTGCCCGACGGCGCCCCGGTGCTCGTGTGCGACCCGGAGAAGGTCCGGACCCGCGCTGCCGATCTGATCAAGACCGGCCGTGAGTTCCTGGAGGCGTCGTGGTCGACGGCTGCGGTCGGCGGGGACGTCCCGATCGACATCGAGTCGCTCGGTGCATCCGGGTTCGTCCCGTTTGCCGAGGCCCGCGACGCGGCGCGCGCCGGCGGACACCCGTGGTGGACGCTCAGCCAGTTGTCCGACGGCGACGCCACCGAGCTCGACCTGCGCCCGGCCCCGTCGGCGCGCAGCCAGCAGAGCCTCGAAGAGATCTTCGCGATGCTGCGCGCACACGTCGCCACCGGCGGGTTCGCGGCCATCGTCACGCCGGGTACCGGTACCGCGCACCGCGTGGTCGAGCAGCTCGGTGAATCCGACACTCCCGCAGCGATCTTGGAGTCCGGCGAGGCGCCAAAGGCCGGTGTGGTCGGCGTGCTCAAGGGACCGCTGCACGACGGCGTGATCCTGCCGGGCGCGAACCTCGTGATCATCACCGAGACGGATCTGACCGGCAACCGGGTCACCGCGAGTGAAGGCAAAAAGCTTGCGGCCAAACGGCGTAACGTCGTCGACCCGCTCGCGCTGACCGCCGGCGACCTCGTCGTGCACGATCAGCACGGCATCGGCAAGTTCGTCGAGATGACCGAGCGCGTCGTCGGCGGTGCCCGCCGCGAGTACCTGGTGCTCGAGTACGCGTCGGCCAAACGCGGTGGTGGGTCGGACCGGCTGTATGTGCCCATGGATTCGCTCGACCAGCTGTCGCGTTATGTCGGCGGGGAGGCGCCGTCCCTGTCGCGGCTCGGCGGCAGCGATTGGGCCAACACCAAAACCAAAGCGCGCCGGGCGGTTCGGGAGATCGCCAGCGAACTCGTGGCGCTCTATGCCAAGCGTCAGTCCGCGCCAGGGCATGCGTTCGGCCCGGACACGCCGTGGCAGAACGAGATGGAGGATGCGTTCGGGTTCACCGAGACCATCGATCAGTTGACGGCCATCACCGAGGTCAAGGCCGACATGGAGAAGCCCGTTCCGATGGACCGCGTGATCTGCGGCGACGTCGGGTATGGCAAGACCGAGATCGCGGTGCGCGCGGCGTTCAAGGCCGTGCAGGACGGCAAGCAGGTGGCCGTGCTGGTGCCGACGACGCTGCTGGCCGATCAGCACCTGCAGACGTTCACCACCCGGATGGCCGGTTTCCCCGTGACGGTCAAGGGTTTGTCGCGGTTCACCGATCCCGCCGAATCGCGCGCCGTGATGGAGGGCATGAAGGACGGCTCGGTCGACATCGTGATCGGCACCCACCGGCTGTTGCAGACCGGCGTGACGTGGAAAGACCTGGGGCTCATCATCGTCGACGAGGAACAGCGGTTCGGCGTCGAGCACAAGGAGCACATCAAGTCGATGCGCACGCACGTCGACGTGCTGACCATGAGCGCAACGCCGATCCCACGCACGTTGGAGATGAGCCTGGCCGGCATTCGGGAGATGTCGACGATCCTCACGCCACCCGAAGAGCGTTATCCCGTGCTGACCTACGTGGGTCCGCACGACGAGAAGCAGGTGGCGGCCGCGTTGCGCCGTGAGCTGCTGCGGGACGGCCAGGCGTTCTACATCCACAACCGTGTGCGGTCGATCGACCAGGCCGCAGCCAGGATTCGTCAGCTCGTCCCCGAAGCACGCGTCGTCGTCGCGCACGGGCAGATGAACGAGGAAACCCTGGAGAAGACGGTCGAGGGGTTCTGGAACCGGGAGTACGACATCCTGGTGTGCACGACGATCGTCGAGACGGGACTGGACATCTCGAATGCCAACACGCTGATCGTCGAGCGCGCGGACACGTTCGGCTTGTCGCAGCTGCATCAGTTGCGGGGCCGGGTGGGCCGCAGCCGGGAGCGCGGGTATGCCTACTTCCTCTATCCGCCCGAGGTGCCGCTGACCGAGACGGCCTATGACCGGCTGGCCACCATCGCGCAGAACAACGAGCTCGGCGCGGGCATGGCGGTCGCCATGAAGGATCTCGAAATCCGCGGCGCGGGCAACGTTTTGGGTGTCGAGCAGTCCGGTCACGTTGCGGGCGTTGGCTTCGACCTGTACGTGCGGCTGGTCGGTGAGGCCGTCGAGGCCTACCGTGCCGCCGCGGACGGGAAAACCGTTGCGGCACCGGAAGAGCCGAAGGAGGTGCGGGTCGATCTGCCCGTCGACGCGCACCTGCCGCCCGAGTACATCGGCAGCGACCGGTTGCGCCTCGAGGGCTACCGGCGCCTGGCCGCCGCGTCCGACGAGACCGCCGTGGCTGCCGTGGTGGACGAGCTCGTCGACCGGTACGGTCCGCTGCCCGAGCCGGCGCAGCGCCTGGTCGCGGTCGCGCGGCTGCGGCTGTTGTGCCGCGAATACGGCATCACCGACGTCGGAGCGGTATCGGCGTCGACCATCAAGCTCTCCCCGGTGGTACTGCCGGATTCCGCGCAATTGCGGCTCAAACGCGTGTATCCGGGTGGACACTACCGCGCGACGACCTCGACCGTGCAGGTGCCCATCCCGCGGGCCGGTGACGGCGTCGGATCACCCCGCATCCGCGATCTCGAGCTGGTGCAGATGGTTGCGGGTCTGGTGCTGGTGCTCAACGGCAAGTCGCCCGCCGACTTCGACATCGCCGCGAAATTCAATTCCTCGTCCTGA
- the lysA gene encoding diaminopimelate decarboxylase yields MTLLEILPSLRDAAIPRIDPAIWPLTTRVDEQGRITIGRLALTEIADEFRTPAYVLDEADFRSRARHYRSALRGTEVVYAGKALLTTRVARWAAEEGLGVDVSSAAELATALAGGVAPDRIVLHGNAKSCDELRDAVDVGVGRVVVDSLMEIAYLAGLARRRQRVLIRVTPGIDIGGHRAVATGVCDQKFGFALTGEHAFEAVARVLASPQLELVGLHCHIGSLVTDPEPYGEAIRRLIAAMADVRRTHGVTLTELNIGGGHGVPYVPGDKALDLSALAEVIDEALDAACATERFPRPRVVVEPGRAISARAGVTLYRVCAVKSQPGGRTFVAVDGGMSDNPRVALYGAKYTVALANRHPLGPSMKVTVAGRHCESGDEIIRDVDLPADIRPGDLLAVACTGAYHHSMASTYNMVGRPPVVSVRDGRAELLVRRETTADLLARDLG; encoded by the coding sequence ATGACATTGCTGGAGATCCTGCCTTCCCTGCGCGACGCCGCGATACCGCGAATCGATCCGGCGATCTGGCCGCTGACCACGCGGGTCGACGAGCAGGGCCGCATCACGATCGGCCGGCTGGCCTTGACCGAGATCGCCGACGAGTTCCGAACCCCGGCCTATGTGCTCGACGAGGCGGATTTCCGCAGTCGCGCGCGGCACTATCGCAGCGCGCTGCGCGGCACCGAGGTGGTGTACGCCGGTAAAGCGTTACTGACCACGCGGGTGGCCCGGTGGGCCGCAGAGGAGGGGCTCGGGGTCGACGTGTCGTCGGCGGCCGAGCTGGCGACCGCGCTGGCCGGTGGCGTCGCCCCGGACCGCATCGTGCTGCACGGCAACGCCAAGTCCTGCGACGAGTTGCGGGACGCGGTCGACGTCGGGGTCGGTCGCGTCGTGGTCGACTCCCTGATGGAGATCGCCTACCTCGCCGGGTTGGCGCGTCGCCGCCAGCGGGTGCTGATCCGGGTGACACCGGGCATCGACATCGGTGGGCACCGGGCCGTCGCGACCGGGGTGTGCGACCAGAAGTTCGGCTTCGCTCTAACGGGTGAGCATGCCTTCGAGGCCGTGGCGCGCGTATTGGCAAGTCCCCAGCTCGAATTGGTGGGCCTGCACTGCCACATCGGATCGCTGGTCACCGACCCGGAACCCTACGGCGAGGCGATCCGCCGGCTGATCGCCGCGATGGCCGATGTCCGCCGCACCCATGGCGTGACGCTGACCGAGTTGAACATCGGTGGCGGACACGGTGTTCCGTATGTTCCCGGCGACAAGGCGCTGGACCTGTCCGCATTGGCCGAGGTCATCGACGAAGCCCTCGACGCCGCGTGTGCCACCGAACGGTTCCCGCGGCCCCGCGTGGTCGTCGAACCGGGCCGGGCCATCAGTGCGCGGGCCGGAGTCACCCTGTACCGCGTGTGCGCGGTCAAGTCCCAGCCGGGCGGGCGGACGTTCGTCGCGGTGGACGGCGGCATGAGCGACAACCCGCGCGTCGCCCTGTACGGCGCGAAATACACTGTCGCGCTGGCCAACCGGCATCCGCTCGGACCGAGCATGAAGGTGACCGTGGCAGGCAGGCACTGCGAGTCGGGCGACGAGATCATCCGCGACGTCGACCTGCCCGCCGACATCCGGCCCGGCGACCTGCTGGCCGTGGCGTGCACGGGCGCCTACCACCACAGCATGGCCTCGACGTACAACATGGTGGGCCGCCCACCGGTGGTGTCGGTGCGCGACGGGCGGGCCGAGCTCTTGGTGCGGCGCGAGACGACGGCCGATCT